One Kwoniella dejecticola CBS 10117 chromosome 10, complete sequence DNA window includes the following coding sequences:
- a CDS encoding RuvB-like helicase 2 yields the protein MAANISLQSSSIRDVTKMERIGAHSHIHGLGLDSNLEPRANSQGMIGQGKARKAAGVILKMVQEGRIAGRAILMAGPPSTGKTALAMGMAQNLGSDVPFVMLTASEVFSLEMSKTESLTQAFRRSIGVRIKEETELIQGEVVEIQVDRSITGATKTGRLTLKTTDMETVYDLGTKMIDQLQKEKVLAGDVVSIDKASGRISKLGRSFGRAKDYDAMGADTRFVACPDGELQTRKEVVHTVSLHEIDVINSRTQGFLALFAGDTGEIKPELRDQINTKVAEWREEGKAEIVPGVLFIDEVHMLDIECFSFLNRAMENELAPLVVMASNRGITRIRGTKYRSPHGIPADLLDRMLIISTKKYEEDEIREIVKIRAEEEDVKLAEESLDLLSTMGIQTSLRYSLNLIAPSSLIAQRRKSTVVEVQDVRLAYKYFCDVERSAQYAKETNGMMFGEVEVETGVENGMQVDGQ from the exons ATG GCCGCTAATATCTCCCTCCAATCGTCCTCCATACGAGACGTTACCAAAATGGAACGTATCG GTGCCCATTCGCACATTCATGGATTGGGTCTGGATTCGAATCTCGAGCCCCGAGCCAACTCTCAAGGGATGATAGGTCAAGGCAAAGCCAGAAAAGCAGCAGGAGTGATACTGAAGATGGtgcaagaaggaaggatagcGGGTAGAGCGATTCTGATGGCTGGACCTCCTAGTACGGGTAAAACTGCTTTAGCTATGG GTATGGCGCAGAATTTGGGTTCGGACGTTCCTTTCGTCATGTTGACTGCCTCTGAAGTATTTTCACTTGAG ATGTCGAAAACCGAATCCCTTACACAAGCTTTCAGACGATCTATCGGTGTCAGGATAAAGGAAGAGACGGAGTTGATACAGGGTGAAGTGGTCGAGATCCAAGTGGACAGGAGTATCACTGGG GCTACAAAAACAGGTCGATTGACTCTGAAGACAACCGACATGGAGACGGTATACGACCTCGGAACTaagatgatcgatcagctgCAAAAGGAGAAAGTCCTAGCTGGAGATGTGGTCAGCATAGATAAAGCTTCAGGGAGGATATCGAAGTTGGGTAGAAGTTTCGGTCGGGCTAAAGATTACGATGCGATGGGAGCAGAT ACCCGTTTTGTCGCTTGTCCAGATGGTGAACTGCAAACTCGAAAAGAGGTTGTTCACACGGTATCGCTCCACGAGATCGACGTGATCAACTCGCGCACACAAGGGTTCTTGGCTCTCTTCGCGGGGGATACGGGCGAGATCAAGCCTGAGCTGAGGGATCAGATCAATACGAAAGTGGCCGAGtggagggaagaaggaaaagcagAGATTGTCCCGGGA GTGCTgttcatcgatgaagtgCACATGCTTGATATCGAATGTTTCTCATTCCTCAACAGAGCTATGGAGAATGAATTGGCACCATTGGTAGTCATGGCTTCAAATAGGGGTATAACTCGAATAAGGGGTACGAAATACAGGTCGCCTCATGGTATTCCTGCGGATTTGTTGGATAGGATGTTGATTATAAGTACGAAGAAGtacgaggaagatgagattaGGGAGATTGTCAAGATCAG agccgaagaagaagatgtgaAATTAGCTGAAGAATCACTGGACTTATTATCTACAATGGGAATCCAAACTTCCCTTCGATATTCGTTGAATTTGATCGCCCCGTCAAGCTTGATTGCCCAAAGGAGGAAATCGACAGTGGTGGAAGTACAAGATGTTCGTCTGGCGTACAAGTATTTCTGCGATGTAGAGAGGTCTGCTCAGTACGCGAAAGAGACTAATGGGATGATGTTTGgcgaagttgaggttgagactGGGGTTGAGAATGGGATGCAGGTTGACGGGCAATAG
- a CDS encoding pre-mRNA-splicing factor CLF1: MSGRDTRDRAPRVKNRAAAAVQITAEQLLREAQERQEPAIQAPKQRVQDLEELSEFQGRKRTEFEGRIRYSRDNIRAWIKYAQWESSQNEFERARSVFERALDIDPRSNELWLRYTDMELKARNINHARNLYDRAVTLLPRVDALWYKYVYLEELLLNVPGARQIFERWMQWEPNDKAWQSYIKLEERYNELDRASAIYERWIGVRPIPKNWVIWAKFEEERNQPDKAREVFQTALEFFGDEEEQVEKAQQVFAAFARMETRLKEYERARVIYKFALARLPRSKSASLYAAYTKFEKQHGDRAGVELTVLGKRRIQYEEELAYDGTNYDAWFSLARLEEDAYRADKEDGEEVEPTRVREVYERAVANVPPALEKRYWRRYIYLWLQYAAFEEIETKDFDRARDVYKAAIKLVPHKSFTFAKLWLSYAYFEIRQLDVTAARKVLGAGIGMCPKPKLFSGYIELEMRLREFDRVRMLYEKFLTYDSSLSAAWIQWTQVESAVEDFERVRAIFELAVQQSLDMPEIVWKAYIDFESGEGEREKTRSLYERLLERTSHVKVYISYALMEISVLGGGEDEDGNEIEGEAGDAELARAVFARGYKDLRTKAEKEDRALLLEAWKSFEQEHGTPENLAKVEEMMPTTRKRWRKAEDGSDMLVEYWDLIFPDDERDANPTSFKFFQAAQQWAAQRGGDEGEGGLSYDLPSDSDEDDEEEAEEVEVADVAEDGQAAGTAEPMDEDD, translated from the exons ATGTCCGGTAGAGACACTCGAGATCGAGCTCCTCGAGTCAAAAATCGAGCCGCGGCGGCTGTTCAG ATTACCGCTGAACAACTGCTACGAGAGGCtcaagaaaggcaagagcCTGCTATCCAAGCACCAAAACAGCGAGTCCAGGATTTAGAAGAGCTCTCAGAGTTccaagggaggaagagaacCGAATTCGAGGGACGGATAAGATATTCGAGGGATAACATAAGAG CCTGGATCAAATACGCTCAGTGGGAGTCTAGTCAAAATGAGTTCGAAAGAGCTAGATCAGTGTTCGAACGAGCTCTGGATATAGACCCTAGGTCAAATGAATTATGGCTCAGATACACCGATATGGAACTCAAGGCACGTAACATCAATCACGCTCGAAACTTGTATGACCGTGCCGTCACACTTCTACCGCGGGTCGATGCCTTATGGTATAAATACGTCTACCTAGAAGAATTACTGCTCAACGTACCTGGAGCAAGGCAGATCTTCGAGAGGTGGATGCAGTGGGAACCGAATGACAAGGCATGGCAGAGTTACATCAAATTGGAGGAGCGGTATAACGAGCTTGATAGGGCTTCGGCGATATACGAGAGGTGGATAGGAGTACGACCCATACCGAAGAACTGGGTTATATGGGCCAaattcgaggaagaaaggaatcAGCCCGATAAAGCGAGGGAAGTGTTCCAGACGGCGTTGGAGTTTTTCggtgatgaagaggaacaggTGGAAAAGGCCCAACAGGTGTTTGCGGCGTTTGCAAGGATGGAGACTAGGTTGAAGGAGTACGAAAGAGCTAGGGTGATCTACAAG TTTGCTCTCGCTCGATTACCGCGATCGAAATCCGCAAGTCTGTACGCGGCCTACACCAAATTCGAAAAGCAGCATGGTGATCGTGCCGGAGTAGAGCTTACTGTACTTGGAAAACGACGTATACAGTATGAGGAGGAGTTGGCGTATGACGGGACAAATTACGATGCTTGGTTCTCGTTAGCTAGATTAGAAGAAGATGCGTATCGAGCAGACAaggaagacggagaagaggtagagCCAACAAGGGTGCGAGAGGTGTATGAGAGAGCAGTAGCGAACGTCCCTCCTGCATTAGAGAAGCGATATTGGAGGCGGTATATCTACT TATGGTTACAATACGCTGCGTTTGAGGAGATCGAAACGAAAGATTTCGATAGAGCTAGAGACGTGTACAAAGCAGCCATTAAGCTTGTGCCCCATAAATCCTTCACTTTTGCCAAG TTATGGCTTTCATACGCGTACTTCGAGATCCGACAATTGGACGTCACTGCCGCCAGAAAGGTGCTGGGTGCTGGTATAGGGATGTGCCCGAAACCCAAGCTCTTCTCAGGCTACATCGAACTGGAAATGAGGTTGAGAGAATTCGACCGTGTGCGAATGCTATACGAAAAGTTCCTCACA TACGACTCCTCACTCAGTGCGGCATGGATACAATGGACTCAAGTGGAGTCAGCGGTGGAAGACTTCGAGCGAGTCCGAGCTATTTTCGAACTTGCAGTGCAGCAATCTTTGGATATGCCAGAGATCGTCTGGAAGGCATATATCGACTTCGAGTCTGGGGAAGGGGAACGAGAGAAGACTCGATCGTTGTACGAAAGACTGCTCGAGCGGACCTCACACGTCAAGGTGTACATCTCTTACGCTCTTATGGAAATCTCTGTGCTTGGCGGtggggaggatgaggacggtAATGAGATCGAAGGCGAGGCTGGTGATGCCGAATTGGCAAGAGCCGTATTCGCCAGGGGATACAAAGACCTCCGGACGAAGgcagagaaggaggac CGTGCCCTACTACTGGAAGCATGGAAGTCGTTCGAGCAGGAGCACGGCACTCCAGAAAACTTGGccaaggtggaggagatgatgccTACTACgcgaaagagatggagaaaggcGGAGGACGGAAGCGACATGTTGGTGGAGT ACTGGGATCTCATCTTCCCGGACGACGAACGGGATGCCAACCCGACATCGTTCAAATTCTTCCAAGCTGCTCAACAATGGGCTGCGCAACGTGGTGGAGACGAAGGGGAGGGTGGATTGTCTTACGATTTGCCGTCGGATtccgatgaggatgacgaagaggaggcagaagaggtcgaagttgcGGACGTTGCGGAGGATGGGCAAGCAGCAGGAACCGCAGAACCAATGGATGAGGACGATTAA
- a CDS encoding mitochondrial 54S ribosomal protein bL27m, whose product MLGFTRQAASSTFSDLRSQLFAGPSTLATQVRFASKAAGGRSRNGRDSSGKRLGVKRFGDQYVTPGSIIIRQRGQTFRPGQNVAQGKDFTLYALQPGYVKFYQNHLPYPHLYRPDQPPPANLPAVKKPRQLDQFVGIVADKEERLPRDERNRGRERRFWGWPKEKVSPISDAESSLGLGLGMESA is encoded by the exons ATGCTCGGCTTCACTCGTCAAGCTGCCTCTTCTACGTTCTCAGACCTTAGATCGCAGCTTTTTGCCGGTCCTTCGA CACTAGCGACTCAAGTCCGTTTCGCCTCCAAAGCAGCCGGTGGACGATCACGAAACGGACGAGATTCTTCTGGAAAACGATTGGGTGTCAAGCGAttcggag ACCAATACGTTACCCCGGGATCGATAATTATCAGACAACGGGGCCAAACCTTCAGACCTGGCCAAAACGTCGCTCAGGGTAAAGACTTCACGCTTTATGCTCTTCAACCTGGATACGTCAAATTCTATCAAAATCACTTACCGTACCCTCACCTGTATCGCCCGGACCAACCGCCTCCAGCGAATCTGCCGgcggtgaagaagccgagaCAGCTGGATCAGTTCGTGGGTATCGTAGcggacaaggaggagaggTTGCCGAGGGACGAGAGGAATAGAGGTAGAGAAAGGAGGTTCTGGGGTTGGCCAAAGGAAAAAGTCAGTCCGATATCGGACGCTGAGTCgagtttgggtttgggtttgggtaTGGAAAGTGCTTAA
- a CDS encoding DNA repair protein RAD51 yields MATQEHDPFVGAEGEEEDFELMAPLLVAKLQEAGISAQDTKKLSDAGYHTVEAVAFTPKKTLCTIKGISEQKADKILMEACKMVPMGFTTATEIHSRRSELVHITTGSTGLDTILGGGIETGAITELYGEFRTGKSQICHTLAVTCQLPVTMGGGEGKCLYIDTEGTFRPVRMLAVAERFGLNGEEVLDNIAYARAYNADHQLQLLVQASAMMAESRFSLLIVDSCTSLYRTDFSGRGELSARQMHLAKFLRTLMRLADEFGVAVVVTNQVVAQVDGGQFAVADAKKPIGGNIMAHASTTRLNLRKGRGSSRVCKIVDSPCLPEAEAIFAINSNGIGDPEEMKEA; encoded by the exons ATGGCCACGCAAGAGCACGATCCCTTTGTCGGCGCGGAgggcgaggaagaagactttgAGTTGATGGCTCCTCTCTTGGTGGCAAAATTACAG GAAGCAGGaatatcagctcaagataCCAAGAAACTCTCCGATGCGGGGTATCACACCGTCGAAGCTGTCGCATTCACACCTAAAAAGACATTATGTACGATCAAAGGTATAAGCGAGCAGAAAGCAGATAAGATattgatggaag CTTGTAAGATGGTACCTATGGGTTTCACGACTGCTACCGAGATACACAGTCGTCGGTCGGAGTTGGTACACATAACGACGGGATCGACGGGATTAGACACGATATTGGGAGGAGGTATCGAGACTGGAGCTATAACAGAGCTATACG GTGAATTCAGAACTGGTAAATCACAGATATGCCATACGCTAGCCGTAACATGCCAG CTTCCCGTGACGatgggaggaggagaaggaaaatgCCTGTACATCGACACCGAGGGAACATTCAGACCGGTCAGGATGTTAGCGGTAGCAGAACGATTTGGCTTGAACGGAGAAGAAGTCTTGGACAATATAGCTTACGCCAGAGCGTATAACGCCGACCATCAATTGCAACTCTTAGTGCAGGCCAGTGCTATGATGGCTGAATCAAG GTTCTCGTTATTAATTGTCGATTCATGTACCTCACTGTATCGAACAGACTTCTCGGGTCGAGGGGAGCTATCAGCTAGGCAAATGCATTTGGCCAAATTCTTAAGGACGCTCATGAGGTTGGCAGATGAG TTTGGTGTTGCAGTGGTAGTGACAAATCAAGTCGTAGCTCAAGTAGATGGCGGTCAATTCGCGGTAGCAGACGCTAAGAAACCTAT TGGTGGAAACATCATGGCTCATGCATCAACGACTCGATTGAATTTACGAAAAGGAAGGGGATCATCGCGAGTGTGCAAAATTGTCGATTCACCTTGTTTACCTGAAGCCGAAGCTATATTCgcgatcaa CTCGAACGGTATTGGAGATCctgaggagatgaaggaggcTTAA
- a CDS encoding transcription elongation factor SPT5 has protein sequence MSDVEDVTSPIEPKSEDERDERPTTKKRPRIVDPDEEEDDAEAAVDTKEDNEKAEDIDEDKDEDGDEDEDENEDEDEDEDDEENGGERRRKRRRKQKRYRFLDVEAEVDDEDEEEDEDNDYGDVAEFIDEAPEEGAAQNDYQHRRLDRSFGRNEEEDVQDIVQRLKERHARTAAARYNGDSDAVPQRLLMPGVNDPSLWRVFVKTGREAAICASIFRKVFSQQYSANPIEVISVFFRDSLTGMIFLEARQSAAVSAAISGIVGIFASKGVSLVPIEEMAPLLKIKKKDVNLAPGMWIRMKRGKHTGDLAQVVDTDQITSGVVGIKFIPRIDLTPREKRKERAATGKALGASSIKPPSRLFSYDDVRKIYGRQSVRQGAQGSYFFDNDEYIDGFCVKDVKIAVIESENVNPTLEEISRFSGDDQSTAKFDLSAIADANKNLTVSVLLPGDQVEVYEGEQTGLYGRVATVTQDVIAIKAVGGEVHDQIIEVPSRSVRKRFDVGEHVKVLAGKNQNATGMVVEVKGDVVTLMSDQGEQEIKVFSKDIRKAADTSNTTKTTGLYDQHDLVMLDSTTAAVVTKVEGSLLRVLDQNGAARSVTPDQVTLRRDNKRFAVATDSQGNDMKVGDNMKETEGENRQGEVINIFRSLFVFLHNRDLTENNGVFVARAQSLISVTPKSAVSDLGKMNPALNQQLPYGGASLMPPPATNFNRNRLINTLVVVTKGTSKGLMGTIRDIQGDNARVELKTNNKTLTIALTSLKRKDQKTGATYPLEAGAGPGGYGRGPAAGGYDVNPYSGAPMNGGQTPGGLGGRTPAPGQFGRTPNPYAAGGIGGKTPNPYATGAAAGGRTPAPGWGADGKTPAPGWGGAGGKTPGWAGSGGKTPAPGFDGGRTPAWGAGAGAGGKTPNPYSNAGPSGGRTPAPASSMYGSNLDAGGSRNNGPITAPTPYGGSTPGIYSAPTPAAPSNPYSAPTPFTAPTPYGGPPTYAAPTPGAALSAPTPGMGGPTPYGAPTPFGAPTPYGGGATNGGVGGLPWDWALDFRNVIVEVGPSLKPNTRSPLHFQRGAHDGKKFGYDQINGESCHCISLDSGDIIEDIPAEYLRPSKPDQQGQVVVCIGGGPDTKGQQRTTQYENGGSWMMELDHGDLAPLVLEAGDLCRIWKM, from the exons ATGTCGGACGTGGAAGACGTCACTTCTCCCATTGAGCCAAAGTCGGaggatgagcgagatgagcgGCCGACCACGAAGAAAAGG CCGCGTATTGTTGATCCTGATG aggaagaagat GACGCCGAAGCGGCTGTAGATACCAAAGAAGATAACGAGAAGGCGGAAGACATCGACGAAGACAAGGAcgaggatggtgatgaagatgaagatgagaacgaggatgaggatgaagacgaagacgacgaggagaatGGCG GTGAAAGGCGGCGCAAG CGTCGGAGAAAGCAAAAGAGATACAGATTCTTGGATGTCGAAGCTGaggtagatgatgaggacgaagaagaagatgaagacaatGATTATGGGGATG TCGCCGAATTTATCGACGAAGcgcctgaagaaggagctgcCCAAAACGACTACCAACATAGGCGACTAGATCGATCGTTCGGCAGaaacgaagaggaagacgtgCAGGACATAGTGCAGAGGTTGAAGGAGCGTCACGCGAGGACAGCCGCAGCGCGATATAACGGAGATAGCGATGCTGTGCCTCAGCGATTATTGATGCCTGGTGTGAATGATCCTAGTTTATGGAGAGTTTTCGTCAAA ACCGGTCGAGAAGCTGCTATTTGTGCATCAATCTTCCGAAAAGTCTTCTCACAGCAATACTCGGCCAACCCTATCGAGGTGATATCGGTGTTCTTCCGAGACTCCTTGACCGGTATGATCTTCCTCGAGGCTCGACAATCCGCCGCTGTCAGCGCAGCTATAAGTGGTATTGTCGGCATATTCGCATCCAAGGGTGTGTCCTTAGTTCCGATTGAGGAAATGGCTCCGTTgttgaagatcaagaagaaggacgtCAATCTCGCCCCCGGAATGTggatcaggatgaagagggggaaaCATACTGGTGATTTAGCACAGGTGGTTGATACAGATCAGATCACAAGTGGAGTCGTAGGAATCAAGTTTATCCCACGTATCGATTTGACACCCCGggaaaagcgaaaggaaagagCCGCGACCGGGAAAGCCCTCGGagcatcatccatcaaacCCCCCTCAAGGCTGTTCTCGTATGACGACGTCAGGAAGATATACGGTCGACAGAGTGTCAGGCAAGGTGCACAAGGAAGCTATTTCTTCGACAATGACGAGTACATAGATGGATTCTGTGTCAAAGATGTCAAGATCGCCGTTATTGAATCTGAAAATGTGAACCCGACATTAGAAGAAATCTCGAGGTTCTCAGGGGACGATCAATCTACCGCTAAATTTGACCTGTCAGCTATTGCCGATGCGAACAAGAACTTGACTGTTTCGGTCCTGTTACCtggagatcaagttgaagtcTACGAAGGTGAACAGACCGGCTTGTATGGTCGAGTGGCGACCGTTACTCAGGACGTCATagcgatcaaagctgttggaggagaagTACACGATCAAATCATCGAAGTCCCCTCTAGAAGTGTTAGAAAGCGATTCGATGTTGGAGAACATGTCAAGGTTCTCGCAGGCAAGAACCAGAATGCTACGGGTATGGTAGTCGAAGTGAAGGGTGATGTGGTGACTTTGATGTCcgatcaaggagaacagGAG ATTAAAGTGTTCTCGAAAGATATTAGGAAGGCCGCGGACACATCTAACACTACCAAGACAACCGGCTTGTACGATCAGCACGATCTGGTCATGCTCGA CTCGACTACTGCCGCTGTTGTGACTAAAGTAGAAGGATCGTTACTACGTGTCCTTGATCAGAACGGCGCTGCCAGGAGTGTTACGCCGGATCAAGTTACCTTGAGGAGGGACAACAAGCGATTTGCCGTTGCCACCGATTCTCAAGGCAACGATATGAAAGTTGGAGATAACATGAAAGAAACGGAgggcgaa AATCGTCAAGGAGAGGTTATCAACATCTTCCGATCGTTATTCGTTTTCCTCCACAATCGGGATCTGACCGAGAACAACGGAGTCTTCGTCGCTCGCGCTCAATCGTTGATATCAGTCACACCTAAATCAGCAGTTAGCGATTTGGGCAAGATGAACCCTGCTTTGAACCAACAACTACCCTATGGTGGTGCTTCCCTCATGCCACCTCCCGCTACCAACTTTAACCGCAACAGACTGATAAATACGCTTGTGGTGGTCACCAAGGGAACGAGTAAAGGTTTGATGGGTACAATCAGGGATATCCAGGGCGACAATGCGAGAGTGGAATTAAAAACCAACAACAAGACATTGACTATCGCATTAACATccctcaagaggaagga TCAAAAGACAGGTGCGACATATCCTCTGGAAGCTGGTGCAGGACCTGGTGGATACGGAAGAGGTCCAGCTGCTGGTGGATACGATGTGAACCCTTACAGTGGTGCACCGATGAAT GGTGGACAAACTCCAGGTGGACTGGGCGGCCGGACGCCAGCTCCCGGACAATTCGGTCGAACGCCCAATCCCTACGCTGCAGGT GGTATCGGCGGCAAAACACCGAACCCATATGCTACGGGagctgctgctggtggtCGAACACCTGCTCCAGGCTGGGGTGCAGATGGGAAAACCCCAGCACCAGGATGGGGTGGTGCTGGCGGTAAGACTCCAGGATGGGCTGGAAGTGGTGGCAAGACGCCTGCGCCTGGATTTGATGGTGGCCGGACTCCCGCCTGGGGCGCCGGCGCTGGTGCAGGAGGGAAAACTCCCAATCCTTATAGTAATGCTGGACCTTCTGGTGGCAGGacacctgctcctgctaGCTCGATGTACGGCTCGAATCTTGATGCCGGTGGCTCGAGG AATAACGGCCCAATAACCGCTCCTACACCTTATGGCGGTTCAACTCCCGGTATATACTCCGCACCTACCCCTGCAGCACCTTCAAACCCCTATTCCGCCCCGACACCATTCACCGCTCCGACCCCATACGGTGGTCCACCAACATACGCGGCCCCGACACCTGGCGCTGCGCTCTCAGCACCTACACCAGGTATGGGCGGTCCTACACCTTATGGCGCACCTACGCCGTTCGGAGCACCCACGCCGTACGGTGGAGGCGCCACAAATGGAGGTGTTGGCGGATTACCTTGGGATTGGGCATTGGATTTCCGAAATGTTATTGTGGAAGTTGGACCTTCCTTGAAACCTAATACGCGGTCGCCTCTGCATTTCCAGAGAGGTGCGCACGACGGCAAGAAATTCGGatatgatcagatcaacgGAGAGTCTTGCCATTGTATTTCCCTCGACAGCGGTGATATCATTGAAGATATCCCTGCGGAGTACCTGAGGCCGTCTAAACCTGATCAACAGGGACAAGTTGTCGTTTGCATAGGTGGCGGACCGGATACGAAGGGACAACAGAGGACGACGCAGTATGAGAATGGGGGATCGTGGATGATGGAATTAGATCATGGGGATCTGGCGCCGCTCGTTttggaagctggagatcTGTGTAGGATCTGGAAAATGTAG
- a CDS encoding 40S ribosomal protein eS4, producing the protein MLDKLGGTYAPRPSPGPHKLRESLPLTVFLRNRLKYALTGREVTAIVKQRLIKVDGKVRTDETYPAGFMDVITIEKSGEHFRLLYDIKGRFTIHRITPEEASFKLLKVKKHQLGAKGVPYLVSHDGRTIRYPDPAIKVNDTVKFDFVQNKIVDHIKFEPGNVVMVTGGRNMGRSGVIVHKERHLGGFDIVHVKDVLDRTFATRLSNIFVIGEGAKAQVSLPKGKGVKLSIAEERDQRRRQRAQDA; encoded by the exons ATGCTCGACAAGTTGGGCGGGACCTAC GCTCCTCGCCCTTCTCCCGGTCCTCACAAGTTGCGAGAATCCCTCCCCCTCACCGTGTTCCTTAGAAACCGATTGAAGTACGCTTTGACCGGCCGAGAGGTCACCGCCATCGTCAAGCAACGACTCATCAAGGTCGACGGAAAAGTTAGAACCGATGAGACTTACCCTGCTGGATtcatgg acgtcatcaccatcgagAAGTCCGGTGAACACTTCAGACTCCTTTACGACATCAAAGGTCGATTCACCATCCACCGAATTACCCCCGAGGAGGCTTCCTTCAAGttgctcaaggtgaagaagcaCCAACTCGGTGCCAAGGGTGTCCCTTACCTCGTCTCCCACGATGGCCGAACCATCCGATACCCCGACCCCGCTATCAAAGTCAACGACACCGTCAAGTTCGACTTTGTGCAAAACAAGATCGTCGACCACATCAAGTTCGAGCCCGGAAACGTAGTCATGGTTACCGGTGGACGAAACATGGGACGATCAGGTGTGATTGTACACAAGGAGAGACATTTGGGTGGTTTCGATATCGTTCACGTTAAGGATGTTTTGGACCGAACTTTCGCTACCAG ACTCTCTAACATTTTCGTTATCGGTGAAGGCGCCAAGGCTCAAGTCTCCTTGCCCAAGGGTAAGGGTGTCAAGCTTTCTATCGCCGAGGAGAGAGAccaaagacgaagacaacGAGCTCAAGACGCATAA